One genomic window of Candidatus Eremiobacteraceae bacterium includes the following:
- a CDS encoding branched-chain amino acid ABC transporter permease, which yields MRCRRGASGNGLATLYLQVLINGLLIGGIYAAAALGFSLVWGIMNVINIAHGAFIMLGAYLTYWLFVGPMHLDPFLSIPLAMLTMFVFAYLLQRFVVNQVIRAPMLATFLLTFGLSIMIANMAQIFWSSDIRSITTAYSGTSLTLGGLTIPWVRLWTLLIACALTFGLTMFMARTKIGRAIRATSMDVDAARLSGVGVANIYALTFGIGGALAGAAGSLVSVSYAITPNMGDSFLVRAFVVAVLGGLGNVTGALVGGLVYGIIESFGALWFGEGFKDVVAMVALLLVLLLRPYGLIGRATA from the coding sequence ATCCGCTGCCGCCGTGGGGCAAGCGGTAACGGCCTAGCCACGCTCTACCTTCAGGTCCTCATCAACGGGCTGCTCATCGGCGGCATCTATGCCGCCGCGGCGCTCGGTTTTTCGCTGGTGTGGGGCATCATGAACGTGATCAACATCGCGCATGGTGCCTTCATCATGCTCGGCGCGTATTTGACGTACTGGCTGTTCGTCGGGCCGATGCACCTCGACCCGTTCTTGTCCATTCCGCTCGCGATGCTGACGATGTTCGTCTTCGCCTATCTCCTCCAGCGCTTCGTGGTCAACCAGGTGATCCGCGCGCCGATGCTGGCGACCTTCCTGTTGACGTTCGGGTTGTCGATCATGATCGCCAATATGGCCCAGATCTTCTGGTCCTCGGACATCCGCTCGATCACCACCGCCTATTCGGGCACCAGCCTGACGCTAGGCGGCTTGACGATCCCATGGGTGCGCTTGTGGACGCTGCTCATCGCCTGCGCGCTCACGTTTGGCCTCACCATGTTCATGGCGCGCACGAAGATAGGCCGCGCGATCCGCGCGACCAGCATGGACGTCGATGCCGCGCGCCTGTCGGGCGTCGGCGTCGCGAACATCTACGCGCTGACCTTCGGCATCGGCGGCGCGCTCGCGGGCGCGGCGGGGTCGCTGGTCAGCGTCTCGTACGCGATCACCCCGAACATGGGCGACTCGTTCCTCGTGCGCGCGTTCGTGGTGGCGGTGCTCGGCGGTCTGGGCAATGTGACCGGCGCGCTCGTCGGCGGCTTGGTCTACGGCATCATCGAATCGTTCGGCGCGCTCTGGTTCGGCGAAGGCTTCAAGGACGTCGTGGCCATGGTCGCGCTGCTGCTTGTGCTCTTGCTCCGCCCCTACGGCCTCATCGGTCGCGCGACCGCATAA
- a CDS encoding amino acid ABC transporter substrate-binding protein: MGFANDRHHRLFAFLGGIAATALLAVTGAAVAPQPAVADDVITFGAALSATGRDAREGALTKEGYDFWADYVNAQGGIKVGGKMYKVAIKYYDDTSDPTTSAKLVERLITQDNIKFILAPYGSSATAAAAAIVEKYQVPMVDPNGAAEVIFNRGYHYTFAILSPAKKYLQGILELAQTLHPRPTTVAVLAANDAFSIEVAGGIRDYAKQNGFNEVFYSEYPPDTKDVATLLTQVKEKNPDIILGSGHLQDSLLIMRAAKDQNVESKIIGFSVGPSTPDFITSLGPDANGVMGGAQWTTALTYTDAIFGSSQRYTRLFQAKYNHLPDYHNAESTAAGETFQLAMAKAGSLDPDKVRDALAALDADTFYGKIKFDSRGVNIYKPMAVEQIQKGVHETVWPADAANAKAVYPLPPWGKR, encoded by the coding sequence GTGGGCTTTGCAAACGATAGGCATCATCGTCTCTTCGCATTTCTAGGCGGCATCGCCGCCACTGCGCTCTTAGCAGTGACGGGCGCTGCCGTCGCGCCGCAACCGGCGGTGGCGGACGACGTCATCACCTTCGGCGCCGCGCTCTCGGCGACCGGCCGTGACGCCCGCGAAGGCGCGCTCACAAAAGAAGGCTATGACTTCTGGGCCGATTACGTCAACGCACAGGGCGGCATCAAGGTCGGCGGCAAGATGTACAAAGTCGCCATCAAGTACTACGACGATACGAGCGACCCGACGACATCGGCCAAACTCGTCGAGCGCCTCATCACCCAGGACAACATCAAGTTCATCCTGGCCCCGTATGGCTCGAGCGCCACGGCCGCCGCGGCCGCGATCGTCGAGAAATATCAGGTGCCGATGGTCGATCCCAACGGTGCGGCCGAAGTGATCTTCAACCGCGGGTACCATTACACGTTCGCGATCCTGAGCCCGGCCAAGAAATATCTGCAAGGCATCCTCGAGCTCGCGCAGACCTTGCATCCGCGTCCGACGACCGTCGCAGTGCTTGCGGCCAACGACGCGTTCTCGATCGAAGTCGCCGGCGGCATCCGCGACTACGCCAAGCAGAACGGCTTCAACGAAGTGTTCTACTCGGAGTACCCGCCCGACACCAAAGACGTCGCGACGCTGCTGACCCAGGTCAAAGAGAAGAACCCCGACATCATCTTAGGTTCGGGCCACCTGCAGGACTCGCTGCTGATCATGCGCGCGGCCAAGGACCAAAACGTGGAATCGAAGATCATCGGCTTCTCGGTCGGCCCCTCGACGCCCGACTTCATCACCAGCCTCGGTCCTGACGCTAACGGCGTCATGGGCGGCGCGCAGTGGACGACCGCGTTGACCTACACCGACGCGATCTTCGGCAGCTCGCAACGCTACACGCGGCTGTTCCAGGCCAAGTACAATCACTTGCCCGACTACCATAACGCCGAATCGACGGCGGCAGGCGAGACGTTCCAGCTCGCGATGGCCAAGGCGGGCAGCCTCGACCCCGACAAAGTGCGCGACGCGCTCGCGGCGTTGGATGCCGACACGTTCTACGGAAAGATCAAATTCGACAGCCGCGGCGTGAACATCTACAAACCGATGGCGGTGGAGCAGATCCAAAAGGGCGTCCACGAAACGGTCTGGCCCGCGGACGCGGCCAACGCGAAAGCCGTGTATCCGCTGCCGCCGTGGGGCAAGCGGTAA
- a CDS encoding M48 family metallopeptidase gives MVPFPPNIEHLVDAIYPPARQALALEVSAVGRRLFWIGSALQLAILATLYYSGVTAALRARVEQALSRGASSTKLTRMLTAAIVIAAVLIASALLMLPLTWYDSFTILHRYDLSRETPADWFHDWAVSLALGVGIAAFAGAGLFELVRRSERAWPLIAAAVAIPLILLSSVVLPVLIEPLFNTYTPLPPSALTSSILDLAAQHGVHATSVYVFDLSKQETSANAFVSGIGSVERIALSDTLLKTFAPDEALYVTAHELGHYVHGDLWRGAFYGWVGALAAIAFIYFVVGPLARRSPARSDGLRDPAVTPLLLAALLLLGLAAQPLGNALSRQIEHNADAFAAANTHLGSAGVRAFARLGSQGLSTLHPAPLVVWYFYTHPPLDERIDYAARRAGLVTGSQEARN, from the coding sequence GTGGTGCCTTTTCCGCCGAACATCGAACACCTCGTCGATGCAATCTACCCGCCCGCGCGCCAAGCGCTCGCGCTTGAGGTTTCGGCCGTCGGCCGGCGCCTCTTCTGGATCGGTTCCGCGCTCCAGCTCGCCATCTTGGCAACGCTGTATTATTCCGGCGTGACCGCGGCGCTGCGCGCGCGCGTCGAGCAGGCGCTGAGCCGCGGCGCATCATCGACCAAGCTCACACGCATGCTGACGGCCGCGATCGTGATCGCCGCCGTTTTGATCGCGTCGGCGCTGCTCATGCTGCCGCTGACCTGGTACGATTCGTTCACGATCCTGCACCGTTACGATTTGAGCCGCGAGACGCCGGCGGACTGGTTCCACGATTGGGCGGTCAGCCTCGCGCTCGGCGTCGGGATTGCGGCGTTCGCCGGTGCTGGGCTCTTCGAACTCGTGCGGCGTTCCGAACGCGCATGGCCGCTGATCGCTGCCGCGGTCGCTATTCCGTTGATCTTGCTGAGCTCAGTCGTGCTCCCCGTGCTGATCGAGCCGCTGTTCAACACCTACACGCCGCTGCCGCCATCCGCGCTCACGAGCTCGATCCTCGATCTGGCCGCGCAGCACGGCGTGCACGCGACATCGGTCTACGTCTTCGATCTCTCAAAACAGGAGACGTCGGCCAACGCATTCGTCTCCGGCATCGGCTCCGTCGAACGCATCGCGCTCTCCGACACGCTGCTCAAGACGTTTGCTCCCGACGAGGCACTCTACGTGACGGCGCATGAGCTCGGACACTACGTGCACGGCGATCTGTGGCGCGGCGCGTTCTACGGCTGGGTGGGAGCGCTCGCCGCGATCGCGTTCATCTATTTCGTGGTGGGCCCGCTCGCACGCCGCTCGCCTGCGCGCAGCGACGGGCTGCGCGATCCAGCCGTGACGCCGCTGCTGCTCGCTGCGCTGCTGCTGCTCGGCTTGGCGGCACAGCCGCTCGGCAACGCGCTCTCCCGCCAGATCGAGCACAACGCCGACGCGTTCGCCGCCGCGAACACGCACCTGGGCTCAGCCGGCGTGAGAGCGTTCGCACGGCTGGGTTCGCAGGGGCTCTCGACGCTGCACCCGGCGCCGCTCGTCGTCTGGTACTTCTACACGCATCCGCCGCTCGACGAGCGCATCGACTATGCCGCCCGCCGGGCCGGGCTCGTTACAGGGAGTCAGGAAGCCCGGAACTAA
- a CDS encoding secondary thiamine-phosphate synthase enzyme YjbQ: MVIHTEYLTFNTKQRREIIDITDEVERVRAKAGLVDGFILVSAMHITASVFVNDHESGLWSDIMRWLEDLAPAKPEYEHHRTGEDNADAHLKRMLLGHQVVVPVTAAKLDLGPWERVHYGEFDGRRPKRVILKAFGV; the protein is encoded by the coding sequence ATGGTTATTCACACCGAGTATCTGACCTTCAACACCAAGCAGCGGCGCGAGATCATCGACATTACGGACGAGGTCGAGCGCGTGCGGGCCAAAGCAGGGCTCGTGGACGGATTCATCCTGGTCAGCGCCATGCACATCACGGCGAGCGTGTTCGTCAACGATCACGAGTCGGGACTGTGGTCCGATATCATGCGCTGGTTAGAGGACCTCGCGCCCGCCAAGCCCGAGTACGAGCACCATCGCACGGGAGAGGACAATGCCGACGCTCACCTCAAGCGCATGCTGCTCGGGCACCAGGTCGTCGTGCCGGTGACGGCCGCCAAGCTGGACCTAGGGCCGTGGGAGCGCGTGCACTACGGCGAGTTCGATGGCCGCCGTCCCAAGCGCGTGATCCTCAAAGCGTTCGGCGTCTAG